A single region of the Apodemus sylvaticus chromosome 7, mApoSyl1.1, whole genome shotgun sequence genome encodes:
- the LOC127690057 gene encoding olfactory receptor 145-like: MASTNVSLVTEFILVGLTNQPDLQIPLFFVFLIMYIVTALGNLCLVTLIVLNSHLHTPMYFFLFNLSLIDLWYSTVFTPKMLMNFMLSKNVISYMGCLTQLYFFCFFVISECYMLTSMAYDCYVAICNPLLYTVAMSPKLCLNLMIGTYVMAFSGAMAHTGYMLRLTFCHANTNTHYFYDILPVMQLSCTSTYINELVVFIVVGINIIVPSITIFISYGFILSNIFHIKSNEGRSKAFSTCSSHIIAVCLFFGSGAFMYLKPSSSSSMDQGKTSSVFYTNVVPMMNPLIYSLRNKDVKMALTKTLSRWKF; the protein is encoded by the coding sequence ATGGCCTCTACAAATGTCTCTTTGGTAACTGAATTCATTCTGGTAGGCTTAACAAACCAGCCTGATCTCCAGATACCCCTATTCTTTGTGTTTCTAATAATGTATATTGTTACTGCATTGGGAAATTTGTGTTTGGTAACTCTTATTGTGCTCAACTCTCACCTCCACACCCCTATGtacttctttctctttaatttgtCCCTCATAGACCTCTGGTACTCTACTGTGTTCACTCCAAAAATGCTGATGAACTTTATGCTGAGCAAGAATGTAATTTCTTACATGGGATGTTTGACCCagttatatttcttttgtttttttgtcatttcTGAGTGTTATATGTTGACTTCAATGGCCTATGAttgctatgtggccatctgtaatCCACTCTTGTACACTGTTGCCATGTCCCCTAAATTGTGTTTGAACCTTATGATTGGTACATATGTGATGGCATTTTCTGGTGCCATGGCTCACACAGGATATATGCTAAGACTGACCTTCTGTCATGCTAACACCAACACCCACTACTTCTATGACATCCTCCCTGTGATGCAGCTCTCCTGTACCAGCACCTATATCAATGAGCTTGTAGTTTTCATTGTTGTGGGCATCAACATCATTGTGCCCAGCATCACTATCTTCATCTCTTACGGTTTCATTCTTTCCAACATTTTCCATATCAAGTCCAATGAAGGCAGGTCCAAGGCCTTCAGTACCTGCAGTTCCCATATAATTGCAGTTTGTCTCTTCTTTGGATCAGGTGCATTTATGTATCTCAAACcatcttcttcttcatctatGGATCAAGGAAAAACCTCTTCTGTATTTTATACAAATGTGGTTCCCATGATGAATCCCTTAATTTACAGTTTAAGGAACAAAGATGTAAAAATGGCCCTGACGAAAACTCTGAGCAGATGGAAATTTTGA
- the LOC127690058 gene encoding olfactory receptor 8B3-like, which yields MGTENVSLVTEFILVGLTKKPDLQCPLFILFLTMYVVTVLGNLGLISLIGLNSHLHTPMYFFLFNLSFVDLWYSSVFTPKMLMNFISEKNIISYRGCMIQLFFFCFFSISECYVLTSMAYDRYVAICNPLLYNMVMSPKLCLSLMLSSYMMAFSGAMAHTGCMLRLIFCDENTINHYFCDILPLLQLSCTSTYVNELEVFVVVGINILVPSITIFISYGFILSSIFHIRSKEGRSKAFSTCSSHIIAVSLFFGSGAFMYLKPSSAESMNDSKISSVFYTNTVPLLNPLIYSLRNKDVKGALITTLSKRKC from the coding sequence ATGGGCACTGAAAATGTCTCTTTAGTGACTGAGTTTATTCTGGTGGGATTAACCAAGAAGCCTGACCTCCAGTGCCCCCTCTTCATCTTGTTTCTAACGATGTATGTGGTCACTGTGTTGGGAAATCTGGGTTTGATCAGCTTAATTGGACTGAATTCTCACCTCCACACTCCAATGTACTTTTTCCTCTTTAACTTGTCCTTTGTTGACCTCTGGTACTCTTCTGTGTTCACACCTAAAATGCTGATGAACTTTATATCAGAGAAAAACATTATTTCCTATAGAGGATGCATGatccagcttttctttttctgttttttctccatttctgagTGTTATGTTTTAACCtcaatggcctatgatcgctatgtggccatttgTAATCCACTCTTGTATAATATGGTCATGTCTCCTAAACTATGTTTGAGCCTTATGTTGAGTTCATACATGATGGCATTTTCTGGTGCCATGGCTCACACAGGATGTATGCTAAGACTGATCTTCTGTGATGAAAACACTATCAATCACTATTTTTGTGACATCCTTCCTTTGCTTCAGCTCTCCTGCACCAGCACCTATGTCAATGAGCTGGAGGTATTTGTTGTTGTGGGCATTAATATTCTTGTTCCCAGCATCACCATCTTTATCTCTTATGGTTTCATCCTCTCAAGTATTTTTCATATCAGGTCCAAGGAGGGCAGGTCCAAAGCCTTTAGCACGTGCAGTTCCCATATAATTGCAGTTTCTCTGTTCTTTGGATCAGGTGCATTTATGTATCTCAAACCATCTTCTGCTGAGTCAATGAATGACAGCAAAATCTCCTCTGTCTTTTATACCAATACAGTTCCTCTGCTGAATCCTTTAATCTACAGCTTGAGGAACAAAGATGTTAAAGGTGCCTTGATAACGACCCTGAGTAAGAGAAAGTGTTGA
- the LOC127689784 gene encoding olfactory receptor 8B3-like, with protein MDSVNVSLVTEFILVGLTDQPDLQIPLFLLFLAMYLVTALGNLGLMILVLLNSHLHTPMYFFLFNLSFIDFCYSSVFTPKMLMNFILRRNVISYMQCMTQLYFFCFFVVSECYMLTSMAYDRYVAICNPLLYNVLMSPQMCLNLMIGSYLMAFSDAVAHTVCMLRLSFCDANINHYFCDILPLLQLSCTSTYVNKLVAYVIVVINIIIPTPTIFISYGFILSSIFRISSSKGRSKAFSTCSSHIIAVSLFFGSGALVYFKPSSAGPLDGAKISSVFYTNVVPMMNPLIYTLKNKDVKIALRKTLTKWKD; from the coding sequence ATGGACTCAGTAAATGTTTCCTTGGTGACTGAATTCATTCTAGTTGGATTGACAGACCAGCCTGATCTCCAAATAcccctgttccttctgtttctagcaaTGTATCTAGTCACTGCATTGGGAaatttgggtttgatgattttAGTTTTACTAAATTCACATcttcacacacccatgtactttttcctctttAACTTGTCCTTTATAGATTTTTGTTATTCTTCTGTGTTCACTCCCAAAATGTTGATGAACTTCATATTAAGACGGAATGTCATTTCCTATATGCAATGTATGACTCAactctatttcttttgttttttcgttGTTTCTGAATGCTATATGCTGACTTCAATGGCCTATGATCGATACGTGGCTATCTGTAATCCACTTTTGTATAATGTTCTGATGTCTCCTCAAATGTGTTTAAACCTGATGATTGGTTCATATTTGATGGCATTTTCTGATGCTGTAGCTCACACTGTGTGTATGCTGAGGTTGTCTTTCTGTGATGCAAACATCAACCACTATTTCTGTGACATCCTCCCTTTGCTCCAGCTCTCCTGCACAAGCACCTATGTTAATAAGCTTGTAGCTTATGTCATAGTGGTCATCAACATCATTATTCCCACTCCTACCATTTTTATCTCTTATGGTtttatcctctccagcatcttccgCATCAGTTCCTCTAAGGGCAGGTCCAAAGCCTTCAGCACCTGCAGCTCCCACATCATTGCTGTTTCTCTGTTCTTTGGTTCAGGTGCACTTGTGTATTTCAAACCCTCCTCAGCTGGGCCTTTGGATGGAGCAAAAATCTCTTCTGTTTTTTATACCAATGTGGTTCCTATGATGAATCCATTAATCTACACCTTGAAAAATAAGGATGTTAAAATTGCTCTAAGAAAAACTTTGACAAAGTGGAAGGATTAA
- the LOC127690056 gene encoding olfactory receptor 8B3-like, which translates to MDSGNVSLVTEFILVGLTEQAYLQIPLFLLFLAMYLVTALGNLFLIILTELNSHLHTPMYFFLFNLSFIDLCYSSVFTPQMLMSFIIRKNTISYMECMTQLYFFCFFVISECYVLTSMAYDRYVAICKPLLYNLVMSPKLCLNFILGSYFIAFSDAVAHTACMLKLTFCDANIINHYFCDIPTLLQLSCTSTYVNELVIFVVGCINIIIPSSTIFISYGLILSNIFCMRSSEGRSKAFSTCSSHIIAVFLFFGSSAFAYFKSSSAGSLDEGKISSVFYTSVVPMMNPLIYSLRNLLSGKL; encoded by the coding sequence ATGGACTCAGGGAATGTCTCCTTGGTGACTGAATTTATTCTGGTAGGATTAACAGAGCAGGCTTATTTACAAATACccctgtttcttctgtttctagcaATGTACCTGGTCACTGCATTAGGAAATTTGTTTTTGATAATACTAACTGAGCTGAACTCTCACCTTCACACCCCTATGTACTTTTTCCTCTTTAACTTGTCTTTTATAGACCTCTGTTATTCTTCTGTGTTCACTCCCCAAATGCTGATGAGCTTTATAATAAGGAAGAATACAATTTCTTACATGGAATGTATGACTCAactctatttcttttgtttttttgttatttctgagTGTTATGTCTTGACTtcaatggcctatgatcgctatgtggccatctgtaaaCCACTGTTGTATAATCTTGTTATGTCCCCTAAGTTATGTTTAAACTTTATTCTTGGTTCATACTTTATTGCATTTTCTGATGCGGTAGCTCACACTGCATGCATGCTGAAACTGACATTTTGTGATGCCAACATCATCAACCATTACTTCTGTGATATTCCCACTTTGCTTCAGCTCTCCTGTACAAGTACATATGTCAATGAGcttgtaatttttgttgttgggtGCATTAATATCATTATTCCTTCTTCAACTATATTTATTTCCTATGGTCTCATCCTTTCCAATAtcttctgcatgagatcttcagAGGGCAGGTCCAAAGCTTTCAGTACCTGCAGCTCCCACATCATTGctgtttttctgttctttggGTCAAGTGCATTTGCTTATTTCAAATCCTCCTCAGCTGGGTCTTTAGATGAAGGAAaaatttcttctgtcttttatacCAGTGTAGTTCCTATGATGAATCCCTTAATCTACAGCTTGAGAAACTTGCTCTCAGGAAAACTCTGA